The DNA region GCTCGTGCAGGTCCACGGCGGCGGCCAGCGGGGGTCGGTCGCCGTTGGTGTCGTCGCCGCCCTTGTCACCGCCGTTCTTATCACCGCCACCGTCCTTCTCCGCGTCGTCGCCGTCGATCCGCGCGCACACCACGTACGCACGGTGCCCGGCCTCCACCTCCTCACGGACGCGCTCCCAGGTCCGCTGGAGCCACCGCGGCTTCTCCCTCGCCGGGACGACGGAGGTGGAGATGGGACGGCGCCCCCCGGGCAGCTCCTGCAGTTCGGACACCTCGAGGTCACCGAAGACTGTCATGGCGATGGTCCGCGGGATCGGCGTCGCGGTCATCACCAACAGGTGCGGCACCAGACCCGCCCGCCCCTTGGCACGGAGGCGGTCGCGTTGTCGGACGCCGAAGCGGTGCTGCTCGTCGACCACCACCAGGCCGAGGTCGAAGAAGTCCACCGAGTCCTGGATCAGCGCGTGCGTCCCCACGACGATCCCGGCCTCCCCGGTGACGATGTCCAACAGGGCCGCGCGCCTCTGGGCCGTGGACATGGACCCGGTGAGCAGCACCACCCGGGTCGCCTGCTCAGCTGCGCCCAATCGTCCGTGCTCACCGAGATCGCCGAGCATCGCGGTCAGGGAGCGGTGGTGTTGGACCGCGAGCACCTCGGTGGGCGCCAGCATCACGCACTGCCGCCCGGCGTCGACCACCTGGAGCATCGCCAACAGCGCGACCACCGTCTTGCCGGACCCGACCTCGCCCTGCAGCAGCCGGTTCATGGGCTCGTCCCGGGCCAGGTCCGTCGAGATCTCGTCCAGCACCGACGCCTGCCCGTCGGTGAGCTCGAACGGCATCCGGGACTCCATGGCCGCGCGGAGCCCGTCCCCGCGTACCGGGCTGGCCGGGGCCGGGTCCCGCGCCACGAACCGACGCCGGGCACCGAGCAGCAGCTGCAGGGCGAGGGCCTCGTCGAAGCGGAGGCGGTACCCGGCCTGGTCCTTCTCCTCCGCGGTGTCGGGCAGGTGGGCCTTGCGCAGGGCGTCGTCGAGGTCCATCAGGCCCGCCACCGACCGGACCGTGTCGTCGAGTGGGTCGACCACCGGCACCAACGCCCGCAGGGCGGTGACCACCGCGCCGAGCAGGTCCCAGGAGGTGACGCCCTCCCTGGCGGCGTACACCGGCAGGAGCGGCCGGTCAAACAGACTGGGTCCTCCCTCCGCGTCGATCTCCGCGGCCAGGCGCGCCAGCGCGGCGAGGTCGCCGGATCCCTTGAGCTGGCCACCCGGACCGGTCGTCGCCCGCAGGACGAGGAACTCGGGATGTTTGAGGTCCAGCGACCGCCGGAAGCGCGACACCGTGCCGTCGAACATCGCCAGTGTCCCCACGGGGAGCATGAACTTGATCTTGCGCCCGGCGAAGAACACCACCCGGAACGTGGTGTCGCCGTCCTCCACCGTGAGGGTGAGCATCTCGCGGGTCTGCCGCTGCTTGGTCTGGTACGTCCGGGTCTGCGCGGTGGTGACCTTGCCGATCACCGTGACCCGCTCGCCGTCGACCAGTTCCCGCTTGTCGTAGCGCTGCCCGTGCTGCCGGTAGCGCCGCGGCAGGGTGTGCAGCAGATCCCCGACCGTGCGGTGCCCCAGAGCCGTGGTGATCCGCTCCGCCAACCCGGGGTCGAGGACCTCGGCGAGCGGGGTGTCCGTGGTGGCGAGGGACGTCATTCGACCCCGACGTGGGCCACGGCCCGTCCGGGGCCGGCCTCGTACCCGACCACCTCGATATCGGGGTGCCGGGACCGGATCCGGGCCAGCGCCGATTCCGTGGCCGCGGCGTCGTAGTCGTCCCCGAGCAGAACGGTCACGAGCTCGCCCCCGGAGGAGAGCATCCGGTCGACGAGTGCGCACACCGCGTCGACGGCGTCCTGCTCGATCAGTGCGACGTCGTGCCCCACCACGCCGAGTAGGTCGCCGGCCGCGCAGCGCCCGACCAGGGTCAACGCGTCCTGCTGCGCCCGGACCAGGTGGGCGTGACGGGTACCGGACGCGGCGTCGGCCATGGAGAACCCGTCCAGTGACAGGGTGGTCGTGGGGTCGTGCACGGCCAGCGCCGCCAGTCCCTGGACGACGGAATTGGTCGGCAGGATCAGCGCGTGCCCGTCGACGTCGCGCAGTGCGGCGTCGAGGGCGCCGATCTGGTCGCGGGACAGTTCGCCGTTCGGCAGCACGAGGAGTTCGTCGGCGTCGACGGCGAGTACCTCGTCGATCACCCCCTCTCCCCGGTCACCCGGGTCGACGGTGTCGGCCCCGGCCTCGGAGAACAACTCGGCCAGCGGTCCCCCCGGCACGATCGCGACGACCCTGCGCAGCCCGGGGTCGCCGGGGCGCGGATCCGCGGTGTCGTGGGCGGGGCCCCGGGCGGGCCGGGTCCCCACGGGGTCGAGCATGTCCGTCACCCGGATCTCCGTGACCCGCCCCAGCGGCAGCGCCGCCTCGATCGCGGCGCCGATGTCGTCCGAGTGGACGTGCACGGCCCACCTCGCGTTGGCGCCGGACCCGCCGTCGCCGACCACGCCCACGCTGTCCCCCACCATGCGAAGCGCGGTCCGCAGTTCGTCCGCGCGCGCGTCATCGGAGTGGGTCAGTGAGTACATCACCTCGTAGCGGGTGCCGTCGGCCTCATCCTGGTCGGTCGAACCGGGCCCGGACGGTGCAGCCGACGCGGCGGGGTCCGGCGGGATGTAGTAGTCCGGGCGATCGGGAGTCTCCCCCACGAGCACCTCGACCATCGCGTCCAGCAGCACCAGCAGGCCGCGACCCCCGGCGTCGACGACGCCGGCCCGGGTCAGCGCCGGCAGTTGGGAGGTGGTCCGGTCGAGAGCGTCCGCGCCGGCGTCCGCGGCCGCCCGGGCGACCTCGATCAACGAGGAGGATGACGAGCGGCCTGCGCCTGCGGCGGCCTCCCGGAGAACGGTGACGATGGTCCCCTCGACCGGGTCGCTCAGCGCATGGTCCACGAGGGTCACCGCGGTCCGCAGCGCGCGCCGGTAGGTGGACGCGTCGACAACGGTGAAGGTGGCCGCTTCACCGACCGCCCGCAGCACCTGGGACAGGATCACGCCGGAGTTACCACGCGCCCCGTGGACGGCGCCGTGACCCAGG from Dietzia sp. B32 includes:
- the recG gene encoding ATP-dependent DNA helicase RecG, with product MTSLATTDTPLAEVLDPGLAERITTALGHRTVGDLLHTLPRRYRQHGQRYDKRELVDGERVTVIGKVTTAQTRTYQTKQRQTREMLTLTVEDGDTTFRVVFFAGRKIKFMLPVGTLAMFDGTVSRFRRSLDLKHPEFLVLRATTGPGGQLKGSGDLAALARLAAEIDAEGGPSLFDRPLLPVYAAREGVTSWDLLGAVVTALRALVPVVDPLDDTVRSVAGLMDLDDALRKAHLPDTAEEKDQAGYRLRFDEALALQLLLGARRRFVARDPAPASPVRGDGLRAAMESRMPFELTDGQASVLDEISTDLARDEPMNRLLQGEVGSGKTVVALLAMLQVVDAGRQCVMLAPTEVLAVQHHRSLTAMLGDLGEHGRLGAAEQATRVVLLTGSMSTAQRRAALLDIVTGEAGIVVGTHALIQDSVDFFDLGLVVVDEQHRFGVRQRDRLRAKGRAGLVPHLLVMTATPIPRTIAMTVFGDLEVSELQELPGGRRPISTSVVPAREKPRWLQRTWERVREEVEAGHRAYVVCARIDGDDAEKDGGGDKNGGDKGGDDTNGDRPPLAAAVDLHEHLSTGPLAGLRIGLMHGRLPPEEKDATMAAFAAGALDVLVSTTVIEVGVDVPQATVMVVMDAERFGVSQLHQLRGRVGRGGLPGLCLLVTNSRTGGRSIERLNAVAATSDGFVLAQLDLVQRREGDVLGDAQSGALSALRLLSVVDDGEVIEIARRHAEEILGTDPGLHDHPALAERVRRLAGSEESDYLFRY
- a CDS encoding DAK2 domain-containing protein produces the protein MTQESTHVEDRPSTLDAHGLLTWARRCVEQLAARREEINALNVFPVPDSDTGTNLLYTMRAAVDRAEGEDAWIAEGGGTAGAREIAVALGHGAVHGARGNSGVILSQVLRAVGEAATFTVVDASTYRRALRTAVTLVDHALSDPVEGTIVTVLREAAAGAGRSSSSSLIEVARAAADAGADALDRTTSQLPALTRAGVVDAGGRGLLVLLDAMVEVLVGETPDRPDYYIPPDPAASAAPSGPGSTDQDEADGTRYEVMYSLTHSDDARADELRTALRMVGDSVGVVGDGGSGANARWAVHVHSDDIGAAIEAALPLGRVTEIRVTDMLDPVGTRPARGPAHDTADPRPGDPGLRRVVAIVPGGPLAELFSEAGADTVDPGDRGEGVIDEVLAVDADELLVLPNGELSRDQIGALDAALRDVDGHALILPTNSVVQGLAALAVHDPTTTLSLDGFSMADAASGTRHAHLVRAQQDALTLVGRCAAGDLLGVVGHDVALIEQDAVDAVCALVDRMLSSGGELVTVLLGDDYDAAATESALARIRSRHPDIEVVGYEAGPGRAVAHVGVE